The genomic window CGCTATTCACTATATCTATATAAAAGTGCTGATAAATTTTTGTTTAGAAGTGATAGGATCCTTATACCTCTAATAGAATAGCATCTGTCCCTCTAAACCTTCATAAATGGATCCTGAAACCTCAATTCGGATCTAATAAGTCCTAGTCCAACACAATTCTGTTATTTGAATATTGTTTTGTTGTTATGATTatcatttattatttatattatattcttgataaaataatatattttaaaggtcaaattatgtgaattatatatattttttattgagtcaAATTTGATTTGTCTAGCCAATAgaaaatatagataaaataatgATGTTAATTTATTGTTTTTAATCATAGGAAAATTTTTTTGTGCATCATGGATGGTGCAGAACCGCGCACACCGCCCGTGATGATTGGTTCTCGTATGGggtcgatgaaaaattttttttcgcgTATCTCAGTCTCATGCGTAAACCAATCACCGCAGACGGTGTGTGGGTTGTGCACCACCCACGGTGcataaaaaattctttttaatcagAGCATGGgttgaaatttttgatctgattcatAGAAAGAGCTCAGATTCGGGTTCACAGATTTTTAACATAACCTATATTCAATCCAATCCATGGTTCAACTCATCCAATTGCACCTGTATTTATACCTATCATCCACTGCTTAATAGTAAACGCCAATTCTTTGAAACTATTActatgttaaattttttttaaaaaaaaatcgagCACTTTTAAATAGGTAACGGCTATCATAACATAAAACGGCCATAACGATTTCAGTGGAGTCGTTTACATTATTGAAATCTCAACTAAACCACCAGtctattttaccaaaaaaaaaaacctccagTCTAAAACCCGACGGATCTACCCGGCTTGACTCGATCAACCCGTGCTTCCTGAACCCGGTCGGAGCAACTAATCATTTGAACGGTCCAGCAGCCCAGAAGCCCCAGATCGTAATCCTAACGGTACTTTCCTCTCGCTTCTCTCCATCCCTCGCCTCCGTCGCACATCACTTGCATCTCGCGTGCGTGAAGGTAGGGGAAAGGGGGGAGATGAGCTCCTATCTTTTGCCGACCCTGAGTCGGAAGAGGGAGGTCGACGGGATCATCAGGGACACCGTCGACAAGGTCCTTGTCCTCCGCTTCGGCCGCTGCTCCGATGCCGCCTGTCTTCAGCTCGACGACATCGTATGCCCCCTCCAATTTATCTTTTAGGTCGCAACATCTGTCTTAATTTTGTTGCGAATCGCATTAGGATTCTGTCATTCATCTTGTTGGCAATGATGCTTTGGTTGTTTCGATCGCAATGTTTAATTTATGACCTAAACCCAGTTTACCCTAGCTGCATTGATTCTGATTTTTTAGTACATGATTTtgaatgatgatttgatattgttttttataatttacagaaaaaaagaaaaaaaaatcttgtttGCTGGCTAACATATCATGTTACTTGGAATAATTTATCAAGAATATGAAAATTTGCAAAAGGATTTTCTGACTTAGCTTTGTTTCGCTTGATTTTCTTTCTACAATCTAATGGTTTAATGATTTTTTATGTATTTGTGAATTTTTCAAATCAGTCTGCATACTGGACAGCCTATTTAAGCACTATACATTTTATCTCCACCCTAATCTTGCATGTCTCTTTGCGTATGTTGGGACAATTCAACTTACCTCCGATTCCGGCTATAGATCGGCTCATAAACATAGTATGCCGACCCATAATCAGTTAACCGACCAACAGTCGGATattttcaaccatcaacagataaCCACGACAACTAAGTTAATATCCGACTTatgaccatcgacatatcagagttatcgATCGATGCTTATTCGAATCTTCACaactaccgacatatagtcggtttaTCTTCTCACGATCACATAAGGCTGGAATGTGCGGAACCTACATATCTAACCGTTATAAACAGTTATCAACTACGTGTCACagtcattagtgggcataaacagcccattaacttcataattatggtccgataatttagtgcaATAAAAAatgggaccacgtgctcgacgatTACATCTGAATTGTTTATAAAAAGGAGGTAAATAAACAGTATTGGTGAGATACTTCTGGACTGATACTGCTATTTAAAATTCTTATCTGCTGTTCACTActccccactgacttaagcatcggaggatccccaccGGACATAATTTCGGTCAGTAaggacttcttttacaggtgcTCTTCTCCGACGATGGGCGCAACAGGAGATTAGCTGCAACAGCATATCTCATATGATTTTGGCTCCTATATCCTGCCTTTTTTATTACAAGCTATTACTAAGTGGTCGCTGCATGTGCTCGATCCACATGGGGAATTGATTTTTAAGTTGTAACTTTGGGGTTTGCTCGATCCACACGGGGAATTGATTTTTAACAAATGCTATTTGGAAGTTGCCGCTTGTCACAAGGAAAAAGAGGATAATTTTAAAATAGTTGAATGTTTGGATATCATTATTTCTTGTAATAAATTAAAGGCAAAAGTTCTGATCTAAATTTTGTAGATGGGAAAGGAGTCTGGCAATTACTCAGGAATTTTCAAGGAATCGCGATGGTAGCATATATAATATAGAGTAAATCTTGTTTCACCATCAACTATTTAAGCTTTACTCACTGTGATACCTACTGTCTGCAATCATCTTTTTCATCTATGCTCTCATTTCTCAAAAGATCACTTTACATTATGTTGTGCTATTTGCATTGGTAATGTTTAATGTTTCAATAttcttattcatttttttttcctgctTTTCTTAACATTATACTTTCCACCATCTTGTTTGAACAGCTTTCCAAATCCTCTCGAGAAATTTCAAAGTTTGCGACTATAGCTTTAGTTGATATAGATGCTGAGGAGATTCAGGTTTATGTTAATTATTTTGACATCACATTGATACCGTCAACTATATTTTTCTTCAATGCTCATCACATGAAGATGGACTCAGGGTAAGATTCACTCACTAACTATCACATTTTTGCACAGCTCTAGCGGTCTTTCATTGTCTTCTTATCTCTGTTTGCAGACCCTATCTTATATTTCATGTGACAATTTGAGCCTTCCGTACATCTGATCATCTTGCTATTCTAAAATTGATGATGTCCCATTTCAAGTTTAAAGTTTCAGTAATTTCCAGACTTCTTGCAAGGTTTTGCTTGTCGAAGATATGCACGATAGCTATTAATTTCTTAGATAATTGATATTATACATGTCATTTGAGCTTCCATCTGGTTCATTCTTGTTGATGGGGGTGGGCTTGACCATGTAGACTTTTGTTATATGCAGTACTGCCCTGACAAGAACTCTTTTGTCATGCTAAGAAATTTTTGGATCCagggtttatttatttattgtttgTTAAACCCCTATAAAAATTTAGTTAGCCTTCTTCTTATGGACAAGCATGATATTTCTAGTATAACTTAACTTATTTTCCTAATTTATCATACTATTTTTTGTTAGTTAGAAGTCATCCTGTTCTGGTATTAGTTTCAGTCACCCAGGGCCTATAATTTTTGATGTGCCTATACGTATTTGGCCCTTGAAGTTATGATTTTCCTGTaagtgtattttttttttccctattgTTTCCCAAGTTGCCATTTCTAACTGGACATTATGATGAAGCGAATGGGGTCATTGTAAAACCCCAATTACTAGTTGAACTTTCTCACCTGTGATTTAAATGTGTTTTAGATGCTTTAGATACATATGACTCTCAGATTCCATATTCTAAACATGGGTGGAGAGTTGGACTCATCCAAAAGCTAAGTTCAGCACGACTTGTAAACAGATCCCAAAATAATGACATGGTTTAAGGATGAAGGTTTATTATAACTTCAATATAATGTCTTATAATCTCGTAGTCTTAACCATATTCAGGAATTTGGATGGCAAACATGAAGTTTGACAACAATGTAAACATATACTGTAGTTGTTTTAAAGCATGTTGAAGTTAAAATGGTATGTACGGTTCTAGCATCTTTTGTTATTTCTTGATGTTAACTTCCTCCCAATGTAACTGTATATGATGTATAATCTGATTTATATTTTGTGACTTATGCTTATGATCATTAATTTAAGGTTTATGATAGCACATGTTGAGGTTATATCTTTCACCAAATGCATCAAATGATTCAcaaatattgaaatttttgaaatcaaGGAAGACATTGACATGCTGGTATTGTTTAATTAATTACTTGTCTGATAGTAGCAAAAGCTCAGGATGTAATGTTTTAATTATATTGATGAAACACCTAATAAATATAGTattcttatttttctattttgaggGAAAAGAAGGGATAACCCACCTGGTGGAATCACACAGATCCAACTTAAGGAAACACCTCCCAACTTTTAAACCTGGGACCTCCTTCATGTGGAGGAAGGTTCAACCCTGGGTTATTGCCTAGTTCTACGCCTTTTGATTTTTCTGTTCTACTATGTTATAAAAACTAGTCTAGGTAttaattgatttaaaattatatttcatatttGTTCTAACACCTTTTCTTTTTATCGAACAAAATGCCCTAACACCTTTTCGGCTTTTCCTTTTGTTGAACAAAATACCCATATTGTACATGTTTAAGAATCATGTAGGTTTTATGTTTTCCTTTGATATATTCTAGTGCCTATTAGTGATATCTTGTTTATTGAAGCAGCTATTTTTCTTATAATTCAGGACTGCTGATCACACTAAATGGATAGGCTCTTTTCACAGCAAACAAGACTTTATTGATGTTGTAGAGGTCAGTGAGTTGTATCTATCCAGTGGATTCATATGACTTTCTGTAATTTAGCTTAGGTCTCATTGCTGTAGAATATAAACAATACTGATAAATATCCTTTCCAGGTTCAGAATGTGTTCTCATTCAGATACACTTCGATTTGGAAAATCTATTGCCCTATTATTTTGGAAATAATTGGAAAATAGTTGCATGGAACCATAAATGTGGAATGCGTATTGATTAATTGTAAGACATGCATTTTGTAAGACATGCATTTTATTTTTAAATGGCAggatattttctcatgattatATTTTCTAAATCTACGCTGGTGCATTTTATTAGTCACTTTGTTTGGTTCCAATTGGCACATTTTATTTCATCTCTGATGAGTACAGTTGGTGTGGCAAACTATACCAATGTCTTTGTGCTCGGTTTTGTGTTTCTAGTCATTAAATTTCAGTGAAATGGATTTGTGATCTCTGGCTCATTTACTCTTTGttcggagttttttttttttttacttctacaTTATCTTTAGAATATCTTGCATGGACTTTATTCTGCTCTGTTTTAAATGATCCTTATCAAACTATTGGCAGTGGTTGAATATTTTGCCTTTCTGGTCATGTAATCTTAAATTCTTAGTCAACTGGAGCATTTGGTTAAACCAGAACCTTTTGTTGTCTTTTGGCTTTAACTTTATATTATCTCTTGATTATTATAACCTGGACTGGCTTTTTCTTGTTGAACAACAGCTGTTGATGAGGATGGTTGGGAATCCCATATTTTGGTGAACCAGACTAACATTCACTCTATTTTAGTTGATTGCTAGCTCATCTCTTCGGGCCTCTATACAAATTTTGCACAGCATGCTGGATACTCGGACTTTGTTTATAAATTTGCTTTCAAAAGGTTTATGACAATGTGGACTGGGTCTTCTTTTTCCTAGAGATTATGGTTTCTGGTGATGGCTAGGTTAATTGGTGAAAGGTTTATTGCAGAATCACTAGATTTCCCATTCTTGCGAATGCATTGAATGGCCCCTAGGTGCATTCattggaagaaggagaggtcaggggatgctatttttatttttgttattattatattagaattttttggtAGGATTTGTCATAGGGCAAAAGAGAACTGATGAttgaatttgattattttttattattaaggaATTAGTTCTGTTTTGCATGTCCTAAGCAAATcatcttttaatatttgcaagcGAGATTTGGAGATTAAGTTGgcccattattattattattttctcaaTGGAGAATGACTTGAGCCAATTATAGTCAGCTCTCAGAAATCTCAAATAAGGATTTGGATGGACTTAGATAGTTTAACAAGAGAGTAAGACAAGCGAGACTAAAAAATTTCCAATAAAGCCGTATCAGTTGCCATTGCAATGGAGTAGACTCTGCCAAGACAATATGGTCATAGAGAGGTCTATAGATGTGAGCCAACTTAAAAGGCAAATGTAGGTTGCTGTAAATCATACCTAAATAATCATAACCATCCAGCCTTTGCCCAACTAGTTGGCTTCAGCTTAATTGATCCTCATTTCTTGGTGACTTAACAGAAATTTAGTACAACACAAGTAAGGCCACACAATGTTGTATGGCTCGAAATATAAAGAAGATCCAAGTAAGCATGTCTACAGAATGAGAACATTAAGATGGATCTATGGTAAAAATAAGAAGGATAGAATAAGAAACAAGCATATTAGAGAAGCTTTAGGAATTGTTCAAATTAAGGACCAGTGATGGAGAATCAGTTTAGATGATATGACATGACAACAAAGATGTAGGAAGCTCCTTTAAGGAGGGATATTAAATTTGCATCAAAATTCCTTTTTTAGAACCAAAAAGCATATCAAGTGAGGTGTTGGTAGTCTGTTTATTGATTGTTAGCTTGCCTCTGTATCTGATGTTGCTGACCATTAGTAACTGCTTCAGGGAACGGATTGCTAAGCTTTTCTTATTGAGGAAAAGCTCTAGAAAGCACAAAAAAGGGAAAATATGGAATAGGATGCTAGATCTTATTGACGACTATCGACTTGTGAAGATCCATGCAAGAAAGAGTGCCGGATACATAATATTAAAAAATGGATGTTGTGAATGCTCGAATGGGTCTGTGTTACCTTTTTTTTATTGGAAGGTTTTGATTGAGAGAAAGCCTTTGAGATTAGGGAAAGACTTAGAGATTCTATGTATAGAAAGTCAGTTTAGAAAGATGAAGGGAAGAAATGGGACGGGAGAGGATGCTAGCCGATGGTTTTTCTTTATCGATTTGCTTTTGATAAGTGGTGTGATCATGGATACTGCTGGCAGCCAGCTTTTGCTAGAACTTCATTATGGTGGAATGAGCGATTTTCTGTTTCACTATTAGGTGATGCTGATAGAGAGAAAGCTAATAGTGAGATGTGCCTCTGGATGAAAGTAAGAATTAAACCATCAGATTCTTATATGATGGATGGTGGGTGGTGGTACTTGTGGTTGAGAGATGTAATAAATGCATAATGAAACTGTTCAGATTTGAAAGATTTATTTATCTACCATACTTTGTAACAATTTTCAGATGTCAGTAGGGACTTCCATGTCCTATAAGACAAGATGATTAACCATTTTCTTTGTTGTATGTTCATCTGGTTTTTTGCTGTGTGGGGATGAAATGGCTTTTTGTTTAGAAGGCTGGGGAATGTGGTGGATGGTTCAATTATGTTGAACTTACTCATGGAGATTGCCAAATTATCTCATGTTGCAATTTAGGAGCCATGAGCTCATAATAGAATTAACTGAAatatatttttgtttcatgtaAGATTGCCAAATTGTCTCACGTTACAATTCAGGAGCCATGAGAAGCATTTTTGATTGGATATTGCTGACAAACTGAGTATTGATGGGTGATGGTTGGTGATGTTACTAAGGGTCTATTCTGAATTAAAGACAGGGGATATTATCCACTACAAGAAGCTCGAGGTTTGGGACATGTGGAGGAGGTTGTTCTATAAACCCAAGGTGTTCTAGATAGTCAGTACTCGACCATGATCATTTTATGATGGAACTTTTGTGGCTTGGGCAATGAGGTTACGAGAAAGGATATTAGTAATTTAAGAATCATAAATGCGAAATTATTTGTTTTGGAGAATCTAAGCTGGATAATCCATCTTTTAGTTTGTTAATATCAGTGGGAAGGTCTACTTTTACTCAATGGTGCTGGATAAATTCAGTCACAGTATCAGGTGGAGTTTTTGTTGGCTGGAAAGAGCAGGTATTTGATGTTATTAAGCATTGGAAGGGGACAAATTCCACTTCTATGGTTTTGAAGAATTTGAGTGGTGGGAGATTTTGGCTTCTTCAATTTATGGTTCTTCTGATAGAGATTTAAAAGAAGATGAATTAAGAAATATCTGTAATATCTTTTCTGAACCTTGACTGACTGCTGGAGATTTTAATGCCACTAGGTTCCTGGTCAAAATATTTGGTAGAATGTGCAGTTGGGCAGATAGGGAGAAGCCTTTAATAGGGTGGTTTTGATTTTATTGACTTAACTTTTATGCATAGGAGATGTACCTAGTCAAATGTTAGAGAATCTGTTTATTCAAATTGAACAGATTTCTGGTTAGTTTGGATTGGGAAGAATGATATCCACTAGCTGTGGGCAGAGACCTTCCTTGAATGGGGTCAGATCATTCTCTTATTTGCTTAGACATCAGAAATGATAATCTCCATGGGAACTTGTTCAGAATGAAAAAAAATGTAGTTAGAAAATTTGGTACAAGTTAATTTTCATGATTCTGAATGGAGTGATTAGTATTTTACTGAAAGGGAAATGATTGGAAAATTTTAAAAGCTAAGAAAAAGTTTAAATAACTGGGCTGCTTCTGAATTTGGCAGCATAATTGCTTGAAAGAATGATTTTCTGCAGACAATTTTGGTTGTTTTGGAAATGGATATGAAACGAGATTCTGTTGATCTGTCTGAAAAGCTGAAATTCGTGATGAAGTTTTGTTATAGAAGAACCTAGAGGAAAGTTTAAGACAAAAAGGGATTATGTAACTACAAAGATCCTGAGTGGGTTGGCTTAAGGAAGGAGATCACAGTGCTTACTATATCCACAGAGGGGATGGGATGACATTCATGGCTAGTGCCTCATGAGTTGGAACAAGGCCAGTAGAAGCATGGAAAATAGTTgtggagaaaaaatattaaagattttaataGATCAGGAAATGGTTGTGGAGGAT from Elaeis guineensis isolate ETL-2024a chromosome 9, EG11, whole genome shotgun sequence includes these protein-coding regions:
- the LOC105051415 gene encoding uncharacterized protein — encoded protein: MSSYLLPTLSRKREVDGIIRDTVDKVLVLRFGRCSDAACLQLDDILSKSSREISKFATIALVDIDAEEIQVYVNYFDITLIPSTIFFFNAHHMKMDSGTADHTKWIGSFHSKQDFIDVVETIFRGAMKGKLIVSCPLPPERIPRFQLLFKDL